From the Drosophila simulans strain w501 chromosome 2L, Prin_Dsim_3.1, whole genome shotgun sequence genome, the window AATTATTCCGAGTCCGACTTCAATAATGTCACAACCGAAACGCATTCATCGCATTTGCCAGGGTTTGGCCCGCTTCACCATAAGAGCTACCTTGTATGGATCCTGGGTCCTGGGACTATTTCCCTTCACCTTCGACTCGAGGAAAAGGCGCCTGAATCGCTCCAAGTGGCTTTTGGCATATGGATTGGTGCTAAACCTTACTCTGATGGTTTTATCCATGCTGCCGTCGACAGATGATCACAATTCCGTCAAGGTAGAGGTTTTTGAGCGAAATCCATTGGTTAAGCAGGTGGAGGAGATCGTAGAGGTTATCAGTTTGATAACCACACTGGTGACCCATCTGCGAACCTTTTCGAGGAGTGGCGATCTAGTTGAGATTCTCAACGAGCTACTGGTGCTGGAGAAGAGTCACTTCAGTAAGCTCATGCTATCGGAGTGCCACACATTCAATAGGTATGTGATCGAAAAGGGTCTCGTGGTAGTCCTGGAAATCGGATCCTCTTTGGTGATATACTTTGGAGTACCGGATAGCAAGATTGTTGTCTATGAGGCAGTCTGTATCTACATTGTGCAGCTGGAAGTGCTAATGGTGGTGATGCACTTTCACCTGGCTGTGATCTACATATACCGGTATGTGTGGACAATCAATGGACAACTCCTGGACCTGGCCAGTCGACTGAGAAGGGGTGACAGCGTGGATCCTGACCGAATCCAACTGCTTCTGTGGCTATATTCCCGCCTTTTGGACTTGAACGACCGCCTGGCCGCCATTTACGACATTCAGGTAACACTTTTCATGGCCACCTTGTTTTCGGCCAACATTATTGTGGGCCATGTGCTAGTCATTTGCTGGATCAACATCACGAGATTTTCTCTGCTGGAAATGATCCTGCTCTTTCCCCAAGCTTTGGTCATCAACTTTTGGGACCTTTGGCAGGGAATCGCCTTCTGTGATTTAGCTGAGAGTACTGGCAAAAAGACCTCCATGATCCTGAAGTTATTTAATGATATGGAGAACATGGACCAGGAAACGGAGCGCAGAGTAAGTGGATATACGTTTCAGAATTTgatgtatttctttt encodes:
- the LOC6740630 gene encoding putative gustatory receptor 22a, translated to MFITFRRVFSVSQIIPSPTSIMSQPKRIHRICQGLARFTIRATLYGSWVLGLFPFTFDSRKRRLNRSKWLLAYGLVLNLTLMVLSMLPSTDDHNSVKVEVFERNPLVKQVEEIVEVISLITTLVTHLRTFSRSGDLVEILNELLVLEKSHFSKLMLSECHTFNRYVIEKGLVVVLEIGSSLVIYFGVPDSKIVVYEAVCIYIVQLEVLMVVMHFHLAVIYIYRYVWTINGQLLDLASRLRRGDSVDPDRIQLLLWLYSRLLDLNDRLAAIYDIQVTLFMATLFSANIIVGHVLVICWINITRFSLLEMILLFPQALVINFWDLWQGIAFCDLAESTGKKTSMILKLFNDMENMDQETERRVTEFTCFCSHRRLKVCHLGLLDINYEMGFRMIITNILYVVFLVQFDYMNLKFKTN